The following are encoded in a window of Castanea sativa cultivar Marrone di Chiusa Pesio chromosome 5, ASM4071231v1 genomic DNA:
- the LOC142634122 gene encoding caffeoylshikimate esterase → MKEQENPQISNLHGWGDIPEEDYYKLLGGIKASKSFYTSPRGLKLFTRSWLPSSSTPPRGLICMVHGYGNDISWTFQATPIFLAQKGFTCFALDLEGHGQSQGLRAFVPNVDSVVQDCLSFFNFVKQDPRFHGLPSFLYGESMGGAICLLIHLANPKGFDGAILVAPMCKISDIVRPKWPIPEVLSFVAKFLPTLPIVPTADLMYKSVKVDKKKIVAEKNPMRYRGKPRLGTVLELLRVTDYLSQRLSEVSISFIVLHGSADVVTDPNVSRALYEEAKSKDKTIKIYDGMMHSLLFGETDENVGIVRNDILSWLNDRCSE, encoded by the coding sequence atgAAGGAACAGGAAAACCCCCAAATCAGCAACCTCCATGGCTGGGGTGACATCCCAGAAGAAGACTACTACAAGCTCCTAGGAGGAATCAAAGCATCTAAATCATTTTACACCTCTCCCAGAGGTCTTAAGCTCTTCACCAGGTCATGGCTTCCCTCTTCCTCCACCCCTCCTCGTGGCCTCATCTGTATGGTCCATGGCTATGGCAACGACATTAGCTGGACTTTCCAAGCCACTCCTATCTTCCTTGCCCAAAAGGGTTTTACCTGCTTTGCTCTTGACCTTGAAGGCCATGGCCAATCTCAAGGTCTCAGGGCATTCGTACCCAATGTTGATTCTGTTGTTCAAGACTGTCTCTCATTCTTCAATTTCGTCAAACAAGACCCTCGCTTTCACGGGCTGCCTTCTTTTCTCTATGGTGAATCAATGGGGGGTGCGATTTGCCTGCTGATTCACTTGGCAAATCCAAAAGGTTTTGATGGTGCGATTTTGGTAGCACCCATGTGTAAAATCTCGGATATTGTGAGACCCAAATGGCCAATTCCTGAGGTTCTCTCTTTTGTTGCCAAATTCTTGCCCACTTTGCCTATTGTTCCGACTGCAGATCTTATGTATAAGTCTGTGAAAGTTGACAAGAAGAAGATTGTGGCGGAGAAGAATCCGATGAGGTATAGGGGGAAACCAAGATTGGGGACCGTTCTTGAACTTTTGAGGGTTACTGACTATTTGAGTCAAAGATTGAGCGAGGTGAGTATTTCGTTTATTGTATTACATGGGAGTGCAGATGTTGTTACTGATCCAAATGTAAGCAGAGCTTTGTATGAAGAGGCAAAGAGCAAGGATAAGACTATAAAGATTTATGATGGGATGATGCATTCTTTATTATTTGGAGAAACTGATGAGAATGTTGGAATTGTTCGCAATGATATTCTGTCCTGGTTGAATGATAGATGCTCTGAATGA
- the LOC142635115 gene encoding uncharacterized protein LOC142635115 — MDQVSTNMSYDEASTPGTAPSPLAVRSSWKYKNDLVWDAKQKAVAAIYGDFKELYAELPRFLAGLKDASPSTKYKLLVDDNYKQGTCTFKSIFWGFRRSIAGFKHCKPVISIDATHLYGKYKGKLMITMATDANNKIYPLAFAVVKSESTET, encoded by the exons ATGGACCAGGTTTCCACAAATATGTCCTATGATGAGGCATCCACACCAGGCACTGCCCCAAGTCCACTTGCTGTTAG GTCTTCATGGAAGTATAAGAATGATCTT GTATGGGATGCCAAACAAAAGGCCGTTGCAGCTATATACGGGGATTTTAAGGAGTTGTATGCAGAGTTACCGCGTTTTTTGGCAGGTTTGAAAGATGCAAGTCCGAGTACAAAGTATAAGTTACTAGTGGACGATAATTACAAACAAGGAACCTGTACATTCAAGTCCATATTTTGGGGGTTTCGCCGATCTATTGCTGGGTTCAAGCACTGCAAGCCTGTGATCAGCATTGATGCAACCCACctctatggaaaatataaagggaAATTGATGATTACAATGGCGACAGATGCTAATAATAAGATTTATCCACTTGCCTTCGCCGTTGTCAAAAGCGAGAGCACAGAGACTTAG